One Brassica napus cultivar Da-Ae chromosome A5, Da-Ae, whole genome shotgun sequence DNA window includes the following coding sequences:
- the LOC125608820 gene encoding uncharacterized protein LOC125608820: MEGEESVLDAIYEDEDGFETMEDVDMVDVEEGEIAGEHDLHSGEGQNGGMDGDKDKDGILGKKDGQNQPNKNKRKKNKKKKRRNGPVMGKPMDLDRFVRDTCRRLKEKKSYMVYTAVGCLGIPALSDLVNEVEAIETCGGQVTADGSRKRSGGGVLWNIIKARQPASYREIMKKTRDFEKQFRYPNTRPKLGPKKDEGSSSEGLASANASSDEALITDMCAMPVAEQTESNPQKERKSVHERIRVPVSYDELFGEVPVDASEAQAQDSSV, translated from the exons atggaaggagaagagagtGTGTTGGATGCTATATATGAAGATGAAGACGGGTTTGAAACCATGGAAGATGTTGACATGGTTGATGTGGAAGAAGGGGAGATTGCTGGTGAGCATGATTTACATTCTGGAGAGGGACAGAATGGTGGCATGGATGGAGACAAGGATAAAGATGGGATCTTGGGTAAGAAGGATGGGCAGAATCAGCCGAACAAgaacaagaggaagaagaataagaagaagaagagaagaaacggTCCTGTGATGGGGAAACCCATGGATTTAGACAG GTTTGTGAGGGATACTTGTAGACGCCTCAAGGAGAAGAAGTCTTACATGGTATACACTGCTGTTGGCTGTCTTGGAATTCCTGCCTTAAGTGATCTTGTCAATGAG GTGGAAGCAATCGAGACATGTGGAGGTCAGGTGACTGCTGATGGTAGTAGGAAACGATCAGGAGGTGGTGTGTTGTGGAACATCATCAAAGCGAGACAACCCGCATCTTACAGAGAGATAATGAAAAAGACCAGGGATTTTGAG AAGCAATTCAGGTATCCTAACACAAGACCAAAGTTAGGGCCAAAAAAAGATGAGGGTAGCTCCTCCGAAGGACTTGCCTCCGCAAATGCATCTTCTGATGAAGCTCTGATCACTGACATGTGTGCTATGCCGGTAGCTGAGCAGACTGAATCCAACCCGCAAAAAGAAAGGAAATCTGTTCATGAGAGGATCAGAGTACCTGTTTCGTATGATGAGCTTTTCGGAGAAGTACCTGTGGATGCTTCAGAAGCACAAGCACAAGACTCTTCTGTTTAA
- the LOC125608821 gene encoding ribonuclease 3-like protein 2: MDRFFSPDFNSPTITPSNLSDSFPSVNSQAITRPPISPEKMESLQAVEKIVNYSFANKSLLEEALTHTSCVDFPSYERLEFVGDSAVGLALTNYLYLTYPNAEPHELSQLRAANVSTEKFARVALKHGLYRFLRRNAPSLDEKVTEFSEAVCKEDDSVYYGGLVKAPKVLADLLESVAGAVYIDVNFDLQRFWVIFRGLLEPIFTLDDLQQQPQPISMLFQLCHKHNKRLAIRYLKEGKRIIAGVYLDDQLFASGSAENKDTAKLLAAKEALGKFSECTPIAMVIDEGSVEVEVEDAKRKLYEICSKKKWPKPIYSVEEERGSANEKRFVCSARIKIPSEESPLYMKGDEESKKKKAENSSAYHMIIALRKSNYL, translated from the exons atggaTCGCTTCTTCTCGCCGGACTTCAACTCTCCGACGATCACTCCCTCTAACCTATCCGATTCCTTTCCTTCAGTCAATTCTCAGGCGATCACCCGCCCTCCTATATCGCCGGAGAAGATGGAATCTCTGCAAGCCGTTGAGAAGATCGTCAACTACAGTTTCGCCAACAAGAGCCTTCTCGAGGAAGCGCTTACGCACACTTCTTGCGTCGACTTTCCTTCGTACGAAAGGCTTGAGTTCGTAGGAGACAGCGCCGTAGGTCTTGCCCTGACGAACTACTTGTACCTCACTTACCCTAACGCCGAACCGCACGAGCTGTCTCAGTTGAGAGCTGCTAATGTTAGCACCGAGAAATTCGCCCGTGTCGCACTCAAACACGGTCTCTACCGCTTTCTTCGTCGCAATGCTCCTTCTTTAGATGAAAAG GTTACAGAGTTCTCAGAGGCGGTGTGCAAAGAAGATGACTCAGTTTATTATGGTGGATTAGTGAAAGCTCCCAAAGTTCTCGCTGACCTCCTAGAGTCTGTAGCCGGAGCTGTTTACATAGATGTCAACTTTGATCTCCAAAGATTCTGGGTG ATCTTCAGgggtcttttggaacctataTTTACACTGGATGATCTCCAGCAGCAACCTCAGCCTATTAGTATGCTTTTCCAGTTATGTCATAAACACAACAAGAGACTCGCCATCAGGTATCTGAAAGAGGGCAAAAGAATTATCGCTGGTGTATATCTCGATGACCAGTTGTTTGCTTCTGGGAGTGCTGAGAACAAAGATACCGCCAAGCTGTTAGCTGCTAAGGAAGCACTAGGGAAGTTTTCAGAATGTACGCCTATTGCAATGGTTATTGATGAGGGCAGTGTAGAGGTTGAAGTTGAAGATGCCAAGAGGAAGTTGTATGAGATTTGCTCCAAGAAAAAGTGGCCTAAACCAATTTACAG TGTTGAGGAAGAAAGAGGGTCGGCAAATGAGAAGAGATTTGTGTGTTCAGCTAGAATAAAGATCCCTAGTGAAGAGAGTCCGTTATATATGAAGGGGGATGAggaatccaagaaaaaaaaagctgaaAACTCCTCAGCTTACCACATGATAATAGCTCTAAGGAAATCTAATTATCTCTAG
- the LOC125608822 gene encoding NEP1-interacting protein-like 2, which yields MCIAQMILLKFTDDVPFCILSTVCIMLIRAIKIAFLGLFILILASVSVVVAAIAGATEGHTTDIGFIRGGLLGVVVGVITAVQLFGLMLHGDQSLSKVSALMRRIMNGKAIMGLVRPAVLKAYQWQIMGVDTSYLEISDMYHYDQEPKGLSVNSIKNIPTFYFSCSGDHQTTSSCSICLQDWEEGQVGRKLERCGHTFHMKCIDEWFLRQVSCPICRDHLS from the exons ATGTGCATTGCTCAGATGATTCTTCTAAAGTTCACAGACGATGTTCCCTTTTGTATTCTTAGCACGGTTTGCATCATGTTAATTAGAGCGATAAAAATAGCTTTCTTGGGGTTATTCATCCTCATTCTTGCGTCTG TTAGTGTTGTGGTTGCCGCCATTGCAGGAGCCACGGAAGGTCACACCACAGATATTGGATTTATTCGAGGCGGTTTGCTAGGAGTTGTAGTTGGAGTTATCACCGCGGTCCAACTCTTTGGACTGATGCTACATGGTGATCAGTCTTTGTCCAAG GTTAGTGCTTTAATGAGGAGAATAATGAATGGGAAAGCCATCATGGGATTGGTTAGACCAGCTGTGCTCAAAGCATATCAATGGCAA ATAATGGGAGTGGACACAAGTTATTTGGAGATATCAGACATGTACCACTATGACCAAGAACCAAAAGGGTTATCGGTGAACTCTATCAAGAACATCCCCACGTTTTACTTCAGTTGTTCAGGTGATCATCAAACAACTTCGAGTTGTTCGATTTGCTTACAG GATTGGGAAGAAGGACAAGTGGGAAGAAAGCTAGAGAGATGTGGCCACACGTTTCATATGAAATGCATAGATGAGTGGTTCCTTAGGCAAGTCAGTTGCCCCATTTGTAGAGACCATCTTTCATAA
- the LOC106357498 gene encoding reactive Intermediate Deaminase A, chloroplastic gives MTWSVFRSINSPTLDLSAALRSTRSPLFAAGAGCATLAGVSLFRMSSRSPPFASLSVSASASEKKEVVATEKAPAALGPYSQAIKANNLVFVSGVLGLIPETGKFVSDNVEDQTEQILKNMGEILKASGVDYSSVVKTTIMLADLGDFKKVNEIYAKYFPAPSPARSTYQVAALPLNAKIEIECIAAL, from the exons ATGACTTGGTCCGTCTTCAGATCCATAAACTCTCCAACTCTCGACCTCTCCGCCGCACTTCGCTCCACCCGCAGCCCTTTGTTCGCCGCCGGTGCAGGCTGCGCTACCCTCGCTGGTGTTTCTCTCTTCCGAATGTCTTCCAGATCTCCTCCTTTCGCTTCTCTCAGTGTCTCAGCTTCTGCTTctg agAAGAAGGAAGTTGTGGCGACAGAGAAAGCACCAGCTGCTTTGGGACCATACTCTCAGGCCATCAAAGCCAACAATCTCGTTTTCGTTTCCGGTGTTCTTGGTCTTATACCTGAG ACTGGAAAGTTTGTTTCGGACAACGTTGAAGATCAGACTGAGCAG ATACTCAAGAACATGGGGGAGATACTGAAAGCTAGTGGTGTTGATTACTCCTCCGTGGTGAAGACAACGATCAT GCTTGCTGACTTAGGTGACTTCAAGAAAGTGAACGAGATTTACGCCAAAT ACTTCCCAGCTCCTTCACCAGCGCGATCGACATATCAAGTCGCAGCTTTGCCACTAAACGCCAAGATTGAGATTGAATGTATTGCAGCACTCTAG